Sequence from the Pontibacter pudoricolor genome:
ATTTAAAGATTTTTGCACTGGTTCCTGATAAAGTTAAGAAAAGGCCAATAAAAGCTATAGCTAAAATTACCGTACCGGCTATAGTTGAACAACCTCTCTATGATCTGCAAACACTGCACAAAATGGCCCGTGGGAATCAGGCATTCGTTAACAGAACTATACAGCTTTTTATACAAACGGTTCCTGAAACAGTAGCAGAACTAATGAACTGTGAACAGCAGCAGAATTGGGAAGGTGTTAGCGCAGCCGCACATAAATTAAAATCAACAGTGGATACATTACGTATCGAACAATTACGGCCTGTGGTAAGACAAATTGAACTGGATGCTAAAAAGCATATCAACCTAAAGCAAGTGTCTGCGCATATTGCCTTTGTAGGAGAACATATAAATCTCATCATTAAGGAAATAACCAAAGAGATTATCTAAGCACTGCAACTATAGTTCTGTTTACGGGACTATAGTTTTAAATAGTGCGAATTGTACACCAACAAAGCAAAAAGCCGCTGAAATTACAGCGGCTTTTTGCTTTGTTGGTGTACTGGTATTTATTCGTATGAGGCTGATGTGAGCATTACATGCCTGCTCATTTGCTGGATCAGGTAGAGTCGTAGTGCGGCATCTTCCTGTAACATGAGCTGCAGCTCATCTTTAGAGATACAAAGGACTTCGGCTGCTTCGGTGGCAATCACTGTCTGGCTATAGTTATCCTGCATCAGGTCCGGCAAACCCAACAGGGTTCCGGCCTGCACTTTTCTGGGAGCGCCACCTTCAGGCGTAACCTGCGCACTTCCTTTTATAAGGTAATAAAGCTCCTTGTTGGGGTTCCCTGATTTAAACAAGCAAGTATCAGGAGTTACCCTTTTAAGGTTACCTTTAACCTGCCCCTCCTCTATCATCTTCCTGAACAACATATATACAGCTTAGTTAAGTATGTACGAAAACAATTGGCTTGCCTTTACAAAAATAAAAAAGGAGCATTAACAACTATAGCTTTTGAATCAACTATTCTATGTCTGCTTCAGAATTACTGATTTGTGGACTTTTTAGCCTGCTTGAGGGTATTTTAATACTGTATACCAGCTTAGCAACTAAACCTTCCTTCCTGTAATTAACCAATTATTATATGATAAAGGTACCACGGGCGCTTAAGCCATGCACTGAGTAACGTCACCGGCAGTAATGACTTATGTCAGTTTAGAAACTATAGTCTGGTGGGATGACTGAAGAGTAAAATGTTTATTTTTTAGTGAGTAGTAGCTGCAACAGGCTTGGTACAACAGCTCATTTCAGTTTTGTGTGTAGCTGTTTCTACTACTTTAGGACTAAGATACGGGATGCCTAAACCTAAGCCGCGAACTATAAAAAGGATGGCCAGTGTCATGCCGATGTAGGGTACCGCACGGTTAAACATACCACGCACTTTCAGGCTTATAAGCTTACCGGATAAAGATACCAGGAACATTAACGGGAAGGTTCCGAGGCCAAACAAGGCCATGTAAAGCATGGCTCCGGTAACTCCCGGTGCACTGATCGCTCCGGCCAGGGCAATATAAACAAAACCGCAAGGCAGCAATCCATTTAATAGTCCAACCATAAACAGGGCACTCAGCGAGTTCTTCTGGAAATAATAGCCCAGTTTCCGCCTTACCCAGCTCATTAGTTTATCGGTACCAAGTATGCTGGCAGATTTGCCTTTTATAGCAGCCGGAAGAACCAGTAATAGTAAAATTAAAATACCTGAAACGATAGATACGGTTTGCTGTAAGCCCGCCATCTGCAGCGATTCGCCGAACGCGCCAGCCAAAGCACCGAGCAAAGCATACGTAACTATACGGCCGCTATTGTACAGGAGCCGGCCGGCGTAATATCGCCAGCCGGAACTCCCGACAAAGGGTAGCGCCATCGCTATCGGGCCGCACATCCCTACACAATGGAAACTACCTACAATTCCGAAAATAAATCCAGCCCAGATCATGGCTATTTTTGTATTTGGATTACTTTTTCTGTGTAATATGTATCTTCACCGTCGCTGAAGTTCACGCGAACTTTCCAGATTCCGCTATCAAGATCTTTGGCATCAAGTAACTGACTCTGGTCACGGCCCAGTTGAAGCGGCAACTGCTCGTCTAGTTTGTCGTTAGACGGGCGGAAAAGCGTAATGGTACCTGTCAGGTTTTTGTCTTTATAAGTAGCGGGCATCTGCAATAAAATTGTTTTATCGTCAGCGCTATAGTTTAGCATCACATCACCAAGTGCCTGTGTGCGTCTCACTTTTTCTATCTGGTCCTGATACTTGATCTCCTGCTCATAATAATCCTTGCTAACAAGGTCTACATCCTGGTTCATGGCTTTGTAAACAAACATAGCTATGTAGCTCATAAACAAAATCATACAAACTACAATGGCATATGGCCAAAGGGTAAAACTTTTATTTTTATCTGTATTTTTCATTTTGAAGTCTCCTTTTACAATTAATTAGCCGGTCCCAGGAATTTGGTTTCGGTCGTAGTGATCAGCTCATCGCCATGGTACACGCCAATCTCAATTTCTGAGTTCATGCCTGTCAAGTCTTCTTTTGCTATCTCCGTAAAGAAAACGCCTTCTGCAATCCCCTGCGCTGGTAAAACAAGCTCGTTACCAACAACTTTTATAGATCCGTCTTTATCAAGCAACTTTAAAGTAAGCGGCATCTCATGGTTTGTTTTGTTGATGACAGAGATGTTATACAGGTTCTTGATATGCCCCTGCTCTGTTTTCTGATATAACTGTCCCGGCGTGCGCAGTATAGTCGCTTCAGCTTCATCTCGGGTTAAGAGTAAAGTAGTCAGGGCAGTCATAAGAATAACCAGGATGGCAGTATAACCCATTACACGGTTGGTAAAGAACGTCCACTTTTTACCAGTTTCAATTGCCTCCTCCGATTCATAGCGGATCAAACCTTCCGGCTTATCGATCATGCGCATGATGTCGTTACAGGCATCAATACAGGCAGTACAGTTAATGCATTCCAGCTGCTGCGCTCCGTTACGGATATCGATACCTGTCGGACACACCTGCACGCACTGGTTACAGTCTATACAGTCGCCATCGGTGCGTTCCTGCCCTTTTCTTAATTTACCACGCGGCTCACCACGTCCATAGTCATAGGCCACTACCAGCGTTTTCTTATCCTGCATCACGCCCTGCAAGCGGCCGTACGGGCAAACTATAGTACAAACCTGCTCGCGGAAGGAAGCAAACACCCAGTAAAAAGCACCCGTAAAGGCAAGCAGGGTACCAAAACCAACCAAATGATTGAATGGCCCTTCTGTAATTATTTTCTGCAGTTCATCTATACCAATTACATAAGCCAGAAAGAGGTTGGAGATGACAAAAGAGATCAGCAGGAAAATAGCAGTTTTAGAGCCTTTCTTAATGATCTTTTCTGTGTTCCATGGCATTTTATTCAATGCCTTCTGTTTGGTAAAGTCTCCTTCTATGGCATATTCTATCCTGCGGAAAACCATCTCCAGGAATATTGTTTGCGGGCAGACCCAGCCACAGAAAATACGGCCATACACAACCGTAAACAAAATGATAAATACCACCAGCGCCAGGAAAGCCAGTACCAGTATAAAGAAATCCTGCGGCCAGAAAAGAACGCCGAAGATCACGAACTTGCGCTCCACCACATTTAACATAAGTAGTGGCAAGCCGTTAATTTTAATGAAAGGACCTGCAAATAAAAGTGTCAGCAACAGGTAGCTAACATACTTGCGATAGTTGTATAGTTTACCTTTCGGCTTTCTGGGATACACCCAGATACGTTTTCCCTGTTCATCTACAGTCGAGATGTGGTCCCGAAACTCGTCGGTTGGTTTTATTTTAATTGCCATGGCAGTGGTAATTTGTGCGGAGATTAGTCCTGCCTGTTAATGTATATGAAAAGAATTAGTTCTTAGAGATCCGTAAAATCTGCTTCCACAAAATTCTGAAAACAAAGGCTTCTAAATGATGACTTAAGTCATAAATCAGGGTGATTGTAATCAACTATAGTTTTTTTATTATTGAAGCTGTTTAGAATTTTATATGCCTTTGCGTTACGCCCATACTGCGTGCTTTCATCAGTAGGTATTAGAACCGGCTCAATGGATTGTTACCCTAGCTGTCAGATTAAGCATAGTTTTGAGAAAATTTATGCTCTTTCGGACTTCCTAGTCTGAAAGCACGCTGCCTGGGACTTCGAAGTTCATCTAGATCAGCCTTTCTTTTTATGCGGACATGGATGTCCGCAGCAGACATAGTTTCGGACACAGATGTCCAAAACAGCTTACCCTGACGGCTATGGTGAAAACAACAAGCATGGCTCGTTTTCTCCTTCTTAAACTCTAAACAACTTCTATAGCTAAATACCATAGACGCAGTTACAAATACAAAAAGCCGCAAACACTATAGTTAAGTGCCTGCGACTTTCTGCTTCTCGTTTTCAATTCAATAGTTACATTTTTTCACCCTGTGGTTCTTTTGCACCCGCTGGGTTTGTTCCCTGCAAGCTCAGGATATAGCTGGATACTTCGAGCATCTGGTCTTTTGTGAGCTTACCCTGCCAAGGCACCATACCTTTTGCCGGCACGCCGTATTTTACAGTTTTAAAGATGGCATTCACGTCGCCTCCGTGCAACCAGTATTCGTCAGTAAGGTTAGGACCTACAGTTCCCTGTCCTTCCTGACCGTGGCAGGCAGCGCAGTTTGTGTTAAATAATGCCTTACCAGATTCTAAAGCAGTAGCATCTGTTAAAACCTCAAAGTTGGTCACCGCGTTCGGATCGTCTACATTCTTTGAAGCAATCAGGGCAGCTTCTTCCATCTCCATTTCATACTCTTCAGTCTGGAGTGCGCCTGTCTTAAACACGTGGAAGTGCAGCATATACCCTATTGCGAAAACTATAGACACATAAAACATAGCTTTCCACCAGGGCGGAAGATCGTTGTCGTATTCCTGGATACCGTCAAAGTCGTGGTGAGAGTGAATCTCATTCTTAGCTTTACCTGTAACTAACGTAGCATCGCCACGCATCAGGAACAGCACTCTGCCCGCAAACGAAGTACGGAAGTCTTCATCGTAAATAGAGTCTCCCAGCATCGGTACGAACAGTCGGAACATCATTACCAGCACCAGTATAGTTAGCAGGATAATGATTGCCGCAAGTGCGAACGTGAACAGTAACACCGGTGGAAGATCCATAAAAGCAACATCAGCTTCAGCAGCAGATGCAGCCGCGTTAGCATCTGTAGCAGGTGTGGCAGGCACTTCAGCTACTACTTCAGCTGGCTTCTCGCTTTCGGCTTTAATAAAGGCAATTACGTTTGCCACATCCTCGTCAGAAAGTGAGGTGCCAAAAGCTGGCATCGGCACTTTATTAAACTTCTCGTAAACTGCTACGGCGTCT
This genomic interval carries:
- a CDS encoding FixH family protein is translated as MKNTDKNKSFTLWPYAIVVCMILFMSYIAMFVYKAMNQDVDLVSKDYYEQEIKYQDQIEKVRRTQALGDVMLNYSADDKTILLQMPATYKDKNLTGTITLFRPSNDKLDEQLPLQLGRDQSQLLDAKDLDSGIWKVRVNFSDGEDTYYTEKVIQIQK
- the ccoG gene encoding cytochrome c oxidase accessory protein CcoG, which translates into the protein MAIKIKPTDEFRDHISTVDEQGKRIWVYPRKPKGKLYNYRKYVSYLLLTLLFAGPFIKINGLPLLMLNVVERKFVIFGVLFWPQDFFILVLAFLALVVFIILFTVVYGRIFCGWVCPQTIFLEMVFRRIEYAIEGDFTKQKALNKMPWNTEKIIKKGSKTAIFLLISFVISNLFLAYVIGIDELQKIITEGPFNHLVGFGTLLAFTGAFYWVFASFREQVCTIVCPYGRLQGVMQDKKTLVVAYDYGRGEPRGKLRKGQERTDGDCIDCNQCVQVCPTGIDIRNGAQQLECINCTACIDACNDIMRMIDKPEGLIRYESEEAIETGKKWTFFTNRVMGYTAILVILMTALTTLLLTRDEAEATILRTPGQLYQKTEQGHIKNLYNISVINKTNHEMPLTLKLLDKDGSIKVVGNELVLPAQGIAEGVFFTEIAKEDLTGMNSEIEIGVYHGDELITTTETKFLGPAN
- a CDS encoding c-type cytochrome; amino-acid sequence: MSSLKKLIKNSSLALVASLLLMGSTAQAQDAVAGKAIFEGNCTACHSLDADVVGPALKDVHKRRGDEWLTKFIKNSQELVQAGDKDAVAVYEKFNKVPMPAFGTSLSDEDVANVIAFIKAESEKPAEVVAEVPATPATDANAAASAAEADVAFMDLPPVLLFTFALAAIIILLTILVLVMMFRLFVPMLGDSIYDEDFRTSFAGRVLFLMRGDATLVTGKAKNEIHSHHDFDGIQEYDNDLPPWWKAMFYVSIVFAIGYMLHFHVFKTGALQTEEYEMEMEEAALIASKNVDDPNAVTNFEVLTDATALESGKALFNTNCAACHGQEGQGTVGPNLTDEYWLHGGDVNAIFKTVKYGVPAKGMVPWQGKLTKDQMLEVSSYILSLQGTNPAGAKEPQGEKM
- a CDS encoding Crp/Fnr family transcriptional regulator — protein: MLFRKMIEEGQVKGNLKRVTPDTCLFKSGNPNKELYYLIKGSAQVTPEGGAPRKVQAGTLLGLPDLMQDNYSQTVIATEAAEVLCISKDELQLMLQEDAALRLYLIQQMSRHVMLTSASYE
- a CDS encoding sulfite exporter TauE/SafE family protein; amino-acid sequence: MIWAGFIFGIVGSFHCVGMCGPIAMALPFVGSSGWRYYAGRLLYNSGRIVTYALLGALAGAFGESLQMAGLQQTVSIVSGILILLLLVLPAAIKGKSASILGTDKLMSWVRRKLGYYFQKNSLSALFMVGLLNGLLPCGFVYIALAGAISAPGVTGAMLYMALFGLGTFPLMFLVSLSGKLISLKVRGMFNRAVPYIGMTLAILFIVRGLGLGIPYLSPKVVETATHKTEMSCCTKPVAATTH